In Gammaproteobacteria bacterium, the following proteins share a genomic window:
- the serS gene encoding serine--tRNA ligase has protein sequence MLDPQLLRTQLHETAQRLAARGFVLDIVRLAEIEAERKKIQIQTEQLQAERNAQSKAIGKAKAAGQDIAPLMAEVAHLGDQLKSAEEQLGAVQERLNEITLGIPNLPHESVPAGKSEHDNIEMRRWGEPPRFDFTPKDHVDLGAALGQMDFDAAAKISGARFVVLSGPLARLQRALTQFMLDVHTQEHGYTEAYVPYIVNADSLRGTAQLPKFEEDQFALKGEQNYYLIPTAEVPLTNLVRDLILHADTLPRKYVAHTPCFRSEAGSYGKDTRGMIRQHQFEKVELVQIVRPQDSDQALEVLTSHAEAILKKLELPYRVVALCTGDMGFAAAKTYDLEVWLPSQNRYREISSCSNFTDFQARRMQARWRNPETNKPELVHTLNGSGLAVGRTLVAIMENCQDKQGYVHIPKVLRAYMGGSEVIKP, from the coding sequence CTGCTCAGAACCCAGCTTCACGAAACGGCTCAACGCCTCGCCGCGCGCGGGTTCGTGCTGGACATCGTCCGTTTGGCCGAGATCGAGGCCGAGCGCAAGAAGATTCAGATTCAAACCGAACAACTACAAGCCGAGCGCAACGCCCAATCCAAGGCCATCGGCAAGGCCAAGGCCGCCGGTCAAGACATCGCACCGCTGATGGCCGAGGTCGCGCACCTGGGCGATCAGCTCAAGTCCGCAGAGGAGCAACTAGGCGCTGTCCAGGAACGGCTCAATGAAATCACGCTGGGTATTCCCAACCTGCCGCATGAAAGCGTACCCGCAGGCAAAAGTGAACATGACAACATCGAGATGCGACGTTGGGGTGAACCGCCGCGCTTCGACTTCACGCCCAAGGATCATGTTGATCTCGGCGCCGCGCTCGGGCAGATGGATTTCGACGCCGCCGCCAAAATCAGCGGCGCGCGCTTTGTCGTATTGAGCGGCCCGCTCGCGCGTCTGCAACGCGCCCTGACGCAATTCATGCTCGATGTGCATACCCAGGAGCACGGCTACACCGAAGCGTATGTGCCTTATATCGTCAACGCCGACAGCCTGCGCGGCACCGCGCAACTTCCGAAATTTGAAGAGGATCAATTCGCGCTCAAGGGCGAGCAGAATTATTATCTGATTCCCACCGCCGAAGTGCCGCTGACCAACCTGGTGCGCGATCTGATTCTGCACGCCGACACGCTGCCGCGCAAATACGTCGCGCACACACCGTGCTTCCGCAGCGAGGCCGGTTCCTACGGCAAGGACACGCGCGGCATGATCCGCCAGCATCAGTTTGAAAAGGTGGAACTGGTGCAGATCGTGCGCCCGCAGGACTCGGACCAGGCCCTGGAGGTCTTGACCTCGCACGCCGAGGCCATTCTGAAAAAACTGGAACTCCCTTACCGGGTCGTCGCGTTGTGCACCGGCGACATGGGCTTCGCCGCCGCGAAAACCTATGACCTCGAGGTCTGGCTGCCCAGCCAAAATCGTTACCGTGAAATTTCTTCGTGCAGCAATTTTACGGATTTTCAGGCGCGCCGCATGCAGGCCCGCTGGCGTAATCCAGAAACGAATAAACCCGAACTCGTGCACACCCTCAACGGCTCCGGTCTCGCCGTAGGC